Proteins co-encoded in one Babylonia areolata isolate BAREFJ2019XMU chromosome 5, ASM4173473v1, whole genome shotgun sequence genomic window:
- the LOC143282144 gene encoding uncharacterized protein LOC143282144, whose translation MEQENPSESRHMLRHPNVPGVPQSHPVAPQPHSQTVSVVEGAGQQPAKPQPSTISQLLQILRSKPHSHTEIVALLRKHPEVMAQVLRLKRQRQGAGQQPAKPQPPTISQLLQILRSKPHSHTEIVALLRKHPEVTAQVLRLKRQRERQRRRAAIGTVAGG comes from the coding sequence ATGGAGCAAGAAAATCCTTCAGAATCCCGTCACATGTTGAGGCACCCCAATGTCCCCGGGGTTCCCCAGTCCCATCCTGTGGCCCCACAGCCCCACTCACAAACAGTGTCTGTTGTGGAGGGAGCAGGCCAGCAACCTGCCAAGCCTCAGCCATCCACTATCTCTCAGCTGCTGCAGATTTTGAGAAGTAAACCACATTCCCACACTGAGATTGTGGCTTTGCTGCGCAAGCACCCAGAGGTCATGGCCCAAGTTCTCAGGCTGAAAAGGCAGCGACAGGGAGCAGGCCAGCAACCTGCCAAGCCTCAGCCACCCACTATCTCTCAGCTGCTGCAGATTTTGAGAAGTAAACCACATTCCCACACTGAGATTGTGGCTTTGCTGCGCAAGCACCCAGAGGTCACGGCCCAAGTTCTCAGGCTGAAAAGGCAGCGAGAGCGACAGCGACGCCGTGCAGCCATAGGAACTGTTGCTGGAGGTTAA